Genomic window (Salvelinus alpinus chromosome 26, SLU_Salpinus.1, whole genome shotgun sequence):
atgataacagtatggtggagGCATAGTGAAACACTAGGacatgataacagtatggtggagGCATAGTGAAACACTAGGacatgataacagtatggtggagGCATAGTGAAACACTAGGacatgataacagtatggtggagGCATAGTGAAACACTAGGacatgataacagtatggtggagGCATAGTGAAACGTCCTCGGGCAGCAACGTTGGCACACACGGGTTTAAGGAGGAAGATGTTAAAAGGGGATTTTCAGAGTATTAAAAATCAGGAACAGTACTATGTATATACAGGCAGGGCGTTACTAGGGTTACATACAGTATGGAGAAAGGAGGGACAGCTTTTGGAGCTGTGGTAACTAGCAGCAACTGAAGAGAATCATTGAATATAATTGTAGTGCAATGGGCAAAACTGTTGTTAATTTGGTCTGGTGGGGAACACCACGTCACCACGTCTGGTTGGGAACACCACGTCTGGTTGGGAACACCACGTCACCACGTCTGGTCGGGAACACCACGTCTGGTGGGGAACACCACGTCACCACGTCTGGTGGGGAACACCACGTCACCACGTCTGGTGGGGAACACCACGTCACCACGTCTGGTGGGGAACACCACGTCACCACGTCTGGTGGGGAACACCACGTCTGGTTGGGAACACCACGTCTGGTTGGGAACACCACGTCACCACGTCTGGTCGGGAACACCACGTCTGGTTGGGAACACCACGTCACCACGTCTGGCTGGGAACACCACGTCACCACGTCTGGCTGGGAACACCACGTCACCACGTCTGGTGGGGAACACCACGTCACCACTTCTGGTGGGGAACACCACGTCACCACTTCTGGTGGGGAACACCACGTCACCACGTCTGGTGGGGAACACCACGTCACCACGTCTGGTTGGGAACACCACGTCACCACGTCTGGTTGGGAACACCACGTCACCACGTCTGGTGGGGAACACCACGTCTGGTGGGGAACACCACGTCACCACGTCTGGTCGGGAACACCACGTCTGGTGGGGAACACCACGTCACCACGTCTGGTGGGGAACACCACGTCTGGTTGGGAACACCACGTCTGGTGGGGAACACCACGTCACCACGTCTGGTGGGGAACACCACGTCACCACGTCTGGTGGGGAACACCACGTCACCACGTCTGGTTGGGAACACCACGTCACCACGTCTGGTGGGGAACACCACGTCACCACGTCTGGTTGGGAACACCACGTCTGGTGGGGAACACCACGTCACCACGTCTGGTTGGGAACACCACGTCACCACGTCTGGTGGGGAACACCACGTCACCACGTCTGGTTGGGAACACCACGTCTGGTGGGGAACACCACGTCACCACGTCTGGTGGGGAACACCACGTCACCACGTCTGGTGGGGAACACCACGTCACCACGTCTGGTGGGGAACACCACGTCACCACGTCTGGTGGGGAACACCACGTCACCACGTCTGGTGGGGAACACCACGTCACCACGTCTGGTGGGGAACACCACGTCACCACGTCTGGTTGGGAACACCACGTCACCACGTCTGGTGGGGAACACCACGTCACCACGTCTGGTTGGGAACACCACGTCACCACGTCTGGTGGGGAACACCACGTCTGGTTGGGAACACCACGTCTGGTGGGGAACACCACGTCACCACGTCTGGTGGGGAACACCACGTCACCACGTCTGGTGGGGAACACCACGTCTGGTTGGGAACACCACGTCTGGTTGGGAACACCACGTCACCACGTCTGGTGGGGAACACCACGTCACCACGTCTGGTTGGGAACACCACGTCTGGTTGGGAACACCACGTCACCACGTCTGGTGGGGAACACCACGTCTGGTTGGGAACACCACGTCTGGTTGGGAACACCACGTCACCACGTCTGGTGGGGAACACCACGTCACCACGTCTGGTGGGGAACACCACGTCACCACGTCTGGTGGGGAACACCACGTCACCACGTCTGGTGGGGAACACCACGTCTGGTGGGGAACACCACGTCACCACGTCTGGTCGGGAACACCACGTCTGGTTGGGAACACCACGTCACCACGTCTGGTGGGGAACACCACGTCACCACGTCTGGTGGGGAACACCACGTCACCACGTCTGGTGGGGAACACCACGTCACCACGTCTGGTGGGGAACACCACGTCTGGTGGGGAACACCACGTCACCACGTCTGGTTGGGAACACCACGTCACCACGTCTGGTGGGGAACACCACGTCACCACGTCTGGTTGGGAACACCACGTCACCACGTCTGGTGGGGAACACCACGTCACCACGTCTGGTGGGGAACACCACGTCTGGTGGGGAACACCTCGTCACCACGTCTGGTGGGGAACACCACGTCACCACGTCTGTCAGTCAGTTAACACCTTTACCTGATCCAGGTGCTTCCTAGTAAAATCATTATATTTATCTTATTTATTATGTCGAGTTTCAATATTAATTACATCAATCACAATACTTAATTTATCGTACCAATTAAACAATTATAAAGATCTCAATTCCtgatcaaaaaaataaaaaataaaaaatatatattttcagagTTAATTGCAAAACCAGGGCTGGATTTCTGTTTTCTCTTGGACCAGACTGACCTTTGAACTGTCTTCATCTGAATAATAACAACATAAACAACTAAAAGGGAGAAACACAGAACaacggcctgtctgtctgtctaggaaAAGCTGTTCTCTGGATAGCTGACTTTGATGGCGCCCCAGTAACAAGCTCGTATCAGACAGATCAGACCCAGGAGGTAGGAGAATGCCCAGGACACATAGATGGCATGGTAACGACTGGCAAAGTTCTGAGTCcccacctggagggagagagggagggagggagagagagagagagagagagagaaggagagagagagagagggagggagggagagagacagagagagacagagagagggagagagggagggagggagagagagagagagggagagagagggagagagacagagacagagcgagagagagagagggg
Coding sequences:
- the LOC139554360 gene encoding uncharacterized protein; amino-acid sequence: MILLGSTWIRRGDVVFPTRRGDVVFPTRRGDVVFPTRRDVVFPTRRGDVVFPTRRGDVVFPTRRGDVVFPTRRDVVFPTRRGDVVFPTRRGDVVFPTRRGDVVFPTRRGDVVFPTRRGVPNQTWCSPPDVVTWCSQPDVVFPTRRGDVVFPTRRDVVFPTRRGDVVFPTRRGDVVFPTRRGDVVFPTRRGDVVFPTRRGDVVFPTRRGDVVFPTRRGDVVFPTRRGDVVFPTRRDVVTWCSQPDVVTWCSPPDVVFPTRRGDVVFPTRRGDVVFPTRRGDVVFPTRRGDVVFPTRRDVVFPTRRGDVVFPTRRGDVVFPTRRGDVVFPTRRGDVVFPTRSGDVVFPTRSGDVVFPTRRGDVVFPARRGDVVFPARRDVVFPTRRGDVVFPTRRGDVVFPTRRGDVVFPTRRGDVVFPTRRGVPDQTW